From one Sparus aurata chromosome 16, fSpaAur1.1, whole genome shotgun sequence genomic stretch:
- the znf292a gene encoding zinc finger protein 292a has translation MAEGETEKEYDTRKAIEELRERFQGLTTALKESSQSPLEASLHFCQEFCQVLVEHAGRWKTDEDPLPLLEVYTVAILSFAKAASCLSSECENAPLLLEKLALSCAELLLLLPQHVPGALWEEFQSSMKLAHSLLQESGSTQLCLLSVLAQEDGVWSNTTLSSIMSNLIPQTEQVHEFLELEGPTLLNMRIKHLIKVDNVDKAAVLAKICSEYPGYEGKGNFKQTFLVCICMTKSQEQLMEEIASIDCKDALEMICNLESEGDEKGALSMCSAFLKRQLLQGDVYCAWELTLFWSKLLMRLESSADAFLGHSKEMALLCRSVCHILFLIKVIQNEVGEVGLPVCVEMCIQALKMTSSDHKDSKSTICKTISCLLPTDLEVKRACQLTEFLLQPTIDSYYAVESLYNEPDQKPEEDGSLPVPNSLRCELLLALKTQWPFDPEFWDWKTLKRNCLALMGEEAAIVSSIDTLNDTDEQEVESALGKLPEYRDLEDFLLTTTNELNEITDEREKNREAKKLREQGFVSARFRNWRAYMQYCVLCDKEFLGHRIVRHAQKHFKDGVYLCPICADSFESREVLEPHVASHVKQSCKERLAAMKAARKVTKPPQSPKSPSKNTKVAAKMSMSPVKIEPQIGDQLASPVKIEQTTSDTHISQDCFCPVKNCSKAFKFFRNLMAHVRSHKDDEEAMRFLEIQKQKVVCQYCRRQFVNVRHLNDHLQMHCGSKPYICIQLDCKANFNSNSELLMHRKTHPEFKAQCMFPNCGQVFSEAYLLYDHEAQHYLTYTCQTDNCGKIFYSQSQFLSHQENHSTNDAARSLPITNQNPPVTPKEQPPLESTPSLEMINTDVYLNEASKANTSPSTLQEIAKDVGLGPVRVKHSIESMLNSAGELEIEEPEQCFTPLTSPTPAPVDVTPAPEAPHAPPNVVGQGEIPPIYPVPSATNPVAGQQGEVLDNVQGNKAPKAITQIISPSQIKTEIPSSMQGYPSSTPAVTAGSEENLHCCPYSDCTRAYSTNKSLSRHVKKQHPEIFEDWKLAKKYNKVAKITAKKAPSGPASPSQPQNMWNRQSNQPGVLCNKQGMQQMDYQTGCSTSPAQCYPGSMEPVPITPMVNPTHYPSWGSPNNPSGMMQSDMSQSWSAPPVNNCYPDAFNMNEYPSRSYPQWQADPYQTTPSVPSDRDHSMVAVHGPTTSHAPSDSSLMSQYVSSSLMLDNGGQIHNGGHQYGLMHPEGSGDGVDVRKISPSMTSQLDNGNSLSTIDSLPDGGYHTPYDQRENSCHTQGSSVDVPIKCLSPEAQIALKPSHDVIKRENMSTPGYEPMDNSVDEMLSPPSVTQTDFPFEEGCSNVDCEADAIEEKASDPDMQKGKRSRLSKRTKWPAIIKDGKVICRRCFREFTSTKSLGGHLSKRSQCRPVDEIDLTADLPTSFLDFLNDPHVPDTNGGVFNMSNGDFSQESCSLTTLTSPMVLKQEPQNTNIMDFSNSMSIPSENQQDKAVELANSALAVPYQEDHLMEISHAFQRLDLIEAAQEKMRSALSLEQNVSHCDKAPEIEKSKLLSKSDDKPSEKVPKPFKCDQDDCEYSFMTKEALFRHLTKMHDYTNEMIEELKRTPSKLSPYPCQICPKTFTRTTGLRIHYEKVHRLSKAEIQKLKISARNRRAFRLNKESTPISRAPTDANSSHTTPSALVLPSIKQEPLDVAIAPQTDNENNPEVPQITSPGDSVTQGFIPDASTVTQLPSPPSYLTDRSFGELAPSDHVKTPERPKVAVVNKSPDVKHKSRNKKTEIQENLSPVGKAIEQQGRSDASLSKVREPMSSPASASASASASSSPEKPSSSKNTPTKDELHKKDKSQKRLSLKMCETDAYSPYRPYRCVHEGCTAAFTIQHNLILHYRAMHQAALPPSKPEPEPEKSPVKPVQESIQSISKDQEVRCQVKDCSRVFMGITRLVQHYLLLHKFSRDKATAMMASMTIGTFNCDRPECALPFNNVEKYIEHIKNFHKEIAISESGSVDTTFKCEYEGCDRVYTTKSNLLRHLIKKHEYVYDPKTSDGRRTKSVGLFMAVSNGKENVESKFKMKKKNTKKKDGKSIEHWTSFGKPTLKSHEEASAMCTKKYTLQYPCMIIGCDAVERAERSIFKHYTTHGLTERYIEDQRSQFIFCKKYPRARFKDSNKSEGASSSSSEETEPEEGENPSDEKTDELEDRLGQEDSKLSNDDSAESQASTGTEGGTKRGRPRKPVHPTPACPERMQTLRNRTTVNSSRENSNPGTPTAQEQRDDGVTSGSFKPLGLEDSFLKFLETSESTQTSKRKLNDKSSAELPSKRQQTHKQKSAMKSKITGCENLVDFRNPLNLKSANNVKIVIDKTFSDGADLLLKQLQDMRPIVIIKKWLYSGS, from the exons ATGGcggagggggagacagagaaggaaTATGACACACGGAAAGCTATCGAGGAGCTCCGAGAGCGGTTCCAGGGTTTGACCACAGCTTTGAAAGAGAGCTCGCAGTCTCCACTGGAAGCCTCGCTGCATTTCTGCCAGGAGTTTTGCCAG GTCCTTGTGGAACATGCTGGCCGTTGGAAAACTGACGAGGATCCACTGCCTTTGCTGGAGGTCTACACTGTGGCCATCCTCAGCTTTGCTAAGGCAgcctcctgtctctcctccgaATGTGAAAACGCGCCACTCCTACTTGAAAAGTTAGCACT GAGCTGTGCGGAGCTGCTGCTCTTACTGCCCCAGCATGTCCCTGGTGCCTTATGGGAggagtttcagtcctccatgaAG TTGGCACACAGCCTTTTGCAAGAAAGTGGGAGCACACAGCTTTGTCTGCTCTCAGTTCTGGCACAGGAGGATGGCGTCTGGTCCAACACCACACTAAGCAGCATCATGTCAAATCTAATCCCGCAAACTGAGCAAG TTCATGAGTTTCTTGAGTTGGAAGGTCCCACACTTCTGAACATGAGAATAAAGCACCTAATCAAAGTGGACAATGTCGATAAAGCTGCTGTCCTTGCAAAGATATGCTCAGAGTATCCGGGATATGAAGGAAAAGGAAACTTCAAACAAACCTTCTTGGTTTGCATCTGCATGACAAAAAGTCAGGAGCAGCTAATGGAAGAG ATTGCGTCAATAGACTGTAAAGATGCTCTTGAAATGATCTGCAACCTTGAGTCGGAGGGAGACGAGAAAGGAGCTCTCTCCATGTGCTCTGCCTTTCTCAAGCGACAGCTTCTCCAAGGAGATGTTTATTGTGCCTG GGAACTCACACTGTTCTGGAGTAAGCTACTCATGCGTTTAGAGTCGTCAGCGGATGCATTTCTCGGACACAGCAAAGAGATGGCTCTCCTCTGTAGAAGCGTCTGTCATATTCTGTTCCTAATCAAAGTAATCCAAAATGAG GTTGGAGAGGTGGGGCTTCCAGTGTGCGTGGAAATGTGCATTCAAGCTCTGAAAATGACCTCCAGTGACCACAAGGATAGCAAGTCTACCATCTGCAAGACTATTTCCTGCCTCTTGCCAACTGATCTAGAGGTTAAGCGTGCATGCCAGCTCACAGAGTTCCTCCTCCAGCCTACCATTGACTCGTATTATGCTGTGGAGTCACTGTACAACGAACCTGACCAAAAGCCTGAGGAGGACGGAAGTCTACCAGTGCCCAATTCTTTACGGTGCGAGTTACTGCTGGCCTTGAAGACACAGTGGCCTTTTGATCCAGAGTTCTGGGACTGGAAAACACTGAAACGCAACTGCTTGGCACTGATGGGCGAAGAGGCAGCTATTGTGTCATCTATTGACACACTCAATGACACAGACGAACAGGAGGTGGAAAGTGCACTCGGCAAACTCCCTGAATACAGAGACCTGGAGGATTTTCTGTTAACCACTACAAATGAACTCAATGAAATCACggatgaaagagaaaaaaacagagaggctAAAAAACTTCGTGAGCAAGGTTTTGTGTCTGCTCGGTTCAGAAATTGGCGAGCCTACATGCAGTATTGTGTTTTGTGCGACAAGGAGTTCCTGGGTCACAGAATAGTTCGCCACGCACAGAAGCATTTCAAAGATGGAGTGTATCTTTGTCCTATTTGTGCTGACAGTTTTGAAAGTAGGGAGGTTTTAGAGCCACATGTAGCATCACATGTAAAGCAATCTTGCAAAGAGAGACTAGCTGCAATGAAAGCTGCTAGGAAGGTAACCAAACCACCTCAGTCACCTAAAAGTCCATCAAAGAATACAAAAGTTGCTGCCAAGATGAGCATGAGTCCCGTTAAGATTGAACCCCAAATTGGTGACCAATTGGCATCCCCTGTTAAGATAGAACAAACtacatctgacacacacataagTCAAGACTGTTTCTGTCCTGTCAAAAACTGTTCCAAGGCTTTCAAGTTTTTCCGAAACCTCATGGCTCATGTCAGATCTCATAAGGATGATGAAGAGGCCATGAGGTTTTTAGAGATACAAAAGCAGAAGGTAGTGTGTCAGTATTGCAGACGGCAGTTTGTTAACGTAAGACATCTTAATGATCATTTGCAGATGCATTGTGGCAGCAAACCATACATATGCATACAGTTGGATTGCAAGGCCAACTTTAACTCCAATTCTGAGCTTCTCATGCATAGAAAAACACATCCTGAATTTAAGGCCCAGTGCATGTTCCCTAACTGTGGCCAAGTTTTCAGTGAGGCCTACTTGTTGTATGATCACGAGGCTCAGCATTACCTTACTTACACCTGCCAAACTGATAATTGCGGCAAAATATTCTACTCACAGTCTCAATTCCTGTCTCACCAAGAGAATCATAGTACAAATGATGCAGCAAGGAGTTTGCCCATCACAAACCAAAACCCTCCTGTCACTCCAAAAGAACAACCACCACTGGAGAGCACCCCGAGCCTTGAAATGATTAATACAGATGTATATTTGAATGAGGCATCTAAGGCGAACACATCACCAAGCACATTACAAGAAATTGCTAAAGATGTAGGCCTAGGTCCTGTGAGAGTGAAACACTCAATTGAAAGCATGCTGAACTCTGCAGGAGAGCTTGAAATAGAAGAACCAGAGCAATGCTTTACTCCTCTGACAAGCCCCACTCCAGCACCAGTTGATGTGACACCAGCACCTGAGGCTCCTCACGCGCCCCCAAATGTGGTCGGGCAAGGTGAAATCCCTCCAATATATCCTGTACCTAGTGCCACAAATCCTGTGGCAGGACAACAGGGAGAGGTTCTTGATAACGTCCAAGGCAACAAAGCTCCTAAAGCAATCACACAAATAATTTCTCCAAGTCAAATCAAGACAGAAATTCCTTCTTCAATGCAAGGATATCCTTCCAGCACGCCTGCTGTAACTGCTGGAAGTGAAGAGAATCTGCATTGCTGCCCATATAGTGACTGTACCAGGGCGTACAGTACAAACAAAAGTTTGTCTAGGCATGTGAAGAagcaacatcctgaaatatttGAAGACTGGAAATTGGCTAAGAAATATAACAAAGTGGCTAAAATTACAGCAAAAAAGGCACCAAGTGGGCCAGCGTCACCCAGTCAGCCTCAGAACATGTGGAACAGGCAGTCAAATCAGCCTGGGGTACTATGCAACAAACAGGGGATGCAGCAAATGGATTACCAAACAGGATGCTCGACCTCACCTGCCCAATGTTATCCTGGATCAATGGAGCCCGTGCCTATCACGCCAATGGTGAACCCCACACACTACCCTTCATGGGGAAGCCCAAATAATCCCAGCGGAATGATGCAGTCAGATATGTCCCAGTCATGGTCTGCCCCTCCAGTGAATAACTGCTATCCAGATGCCTTCAACATGAATGAGTACCCATCTCGCAGCTATCCTCAATGGCAGGCAGACCCTTATCAAACCACGCCGTCTGTCCCATCTGACAGAGACCATTCGATGGTAGCGGTGCATGGTCCCACTACATCACATGCTCCTTCAGATTCAAGTTTGATGTCCCAATATGTGTCAAGCTCTCTGATGCTTGACAACGGAGGGCAAATACATAACGGAGGGCATCAATATGGACTAATGCATCCAGAGGGCAGTGGAGATGGTGTAGATGTGAGAAAAATTAGTCCAAGTATGACAAGTCAGTTGGATAATGGAAACAGTCTCTCAACAATTGACAGCCTCCCTGATGGAGGTTATCACACTCCATATGATCAGCGAGAAAACTCCTGTCATACTCAAGGCTCATCAGTTGATGTTCCCATTAAATGTCTGAGCCCAGAAGCCCAGATTGCATTAAAACCCTCACACGACGTAATTAAAAGAGAGAATATGTCCACTCCTGGTTATGAGCCGATGGACAACTCTGTTGATGAAATGCTCAGTCCACCAAGTGTCACTCAGACAGACTTTCCTTTCGAAGAGGGCTGTTCGAATGTTGACTGTGAGGCTGATGCCATAGAGGAAAAGGCGAGTGACCCCGACATGCAGAAAGGAAAACGCAGCAGGCTGAGCAAGAGAACCAAATGGCCAGCCATCATTAAAGATGGCAAAGTCATCTGCAGGAGATGCTTCAGAGAGTTCACAAGCACCAAGTCTCTTGGGGGTCATTTGTCCAAACGCTCACAGTGCAGGCCTGTAGATGAAATAGACCTTACGGCCGATCTGCCAACATCTTTTCTTGATTTTCTCAATGACCCCCATGTCCCTGACACTAACGGAGGAGTATTCAACATGTCAAATGGTGATTTCTCACAGGAATCCTGTAGCTTGACCACTTTGACTTCACCAATGGTGTTGAAACAAGAGCcccaaaatacaaatataatggACTTTTCAAACTCAATGTCCATTCCCTCTGAAAACCAGCAAGACAAGGCAGTAGAGCTGGCTAATTCAGCCCTCGCTGTACCTTATCAGGAGGATCACTTGATGGAAATCTCACATGCCTTTCAAAGGCTTGATTTGATTGAGGCTGCACAAGAGAAGATGCGGAGTGCTCTTTCGTTAGAACAAAATGTCAGTCATTGTGATAAAGCCCCCGAGattgaaaaaagtaaattacTGAGTAAAAGTGATGACAAGCCCTCTGAAAAGGTACCCAAACCTTTTAAATGTGACCAGGATGACTGTGAATACTCATTCATGACAAAGGAGGCATTATTCAGACACTTGACTAAAATGCACGATTACACTAATGAGATGATAGAAGAACTTAAAAGAACCCCATCCAAACTGTCTCCATATCCTTGTCAGATATGCCCCAAAACATTCACAAGAACGACAGGTTTGAGAATTCACTATGAAAAAGTGCATAGATTGTCAAAGGCAGAGATTCAGAAGCTAAAGATCAGTGCTCGAAACAGGCGTGCATTTAGGCTTAACAAAGAAAGCACGCCTATTAGTCGTGCACCCACTGATGCCAACAGCAGTCACACAACACCATCTGCCTTGGTGTTACCTTCTATAAAACAAGAACCGCTTGACGTTGCAATTGCACCTCAAACAGACAATGAGAACAATCCAGAGGTTCCTCAGATCACCTCACCAGGAGATTCAGTTACACAGGGCTTCATTCCTGACGCATCAACTGTTACACAACTACCATCACCTCCCAGCTATTTGACTGATAGGTCATTTGGTGAGTTAGCACCATCAGATCACGTTAAAACCCCAGAGCGACCAAAAGTGGCTGTTGTAAACAAGAGTCCAGATGTGAAACACAAatccagaaataaaaaaacagaaatacaggaGAATCTCAGTCCGGTTGGCAAAGCAATAGAGCAGCAGGGACGATCAGATGCATCATTAAGCAAAGTCAGAGAGCCAATGTCCAGCCCTGCTtctgcatctgcatctgcatctgCTTCATCCTCCCCAGAGAAACCTAGCAGCTCCAAAAACACACCGACGAAGGATGAGCTCCATAAGAAAGACAAATCTCAGAAAAGGTTGAGTCtcaaaatgtgtgaaacagaTGCCTACAGTCCATATAGACCATATCGCTGTGTTCATGAAGGATGCACTGCTGCATTCACCATCCAGCACAATTTGATCCTTCATTACAGGGCCATGCATCAGGCAGCCCTGCCCCCCAGTAAACCTGAACCTGAGCCCGAGAAGTCTCCTGTGAAACCTGTACAGGAGAGCATTCAGAGTATAAGCAAAGATCAGGAGGTCAGGTGTCAAGTGAAAGACTGTTCAAGGGTGTTCATGGGAATCACAAGGTTAGTGCAGCATTACCTCTTACTTCACAAGTTTAGCCGTGACAAAGCCACCGCGATGATGGCCAGTATGACCATAGGGACTTTCAACTGTGATCGGCCAGAGTGTGCACTCCCCTTCAACAATGTGGAAAAGTACATTGAGCACATTAAGAATTTCCACAAGGAAATTGCCATCTCTGAGAGCGGCTCAGTTGATACAACTTTTAAGTGCGAGTATGAGGGATGCGACCGCGTTTACACTACGAAATCAAACCTCCTGCGTCACctgataaaaaaacatgaatatgttTATGACCCTAAAACAAGTGACGGAAGACGGACTAAATCAGTAGGGCTCTTCATGGCTGTTAGCAATGGGAAAGAGAATGTGGaaagtaaatttaaaatgaagaagaaaaacactaaaaagaaAGATGGCAAGTCCATTGAGCACTGGACTAGTTTTGGAAAGCCTACACTAAAATCCCATGAGGAGGCTTCAGCCATGTGCACCAAGAAGTACACCCTGCAGTACCCATGCATGATAATAGGCTGTGACGCAGTGGAGCGGGCTGAGAGAAGTATATTTAAGCATTACACCACTCATGGCCTCACAGAAAGATACATTGAAGACCAGAGGAGCCAGTTCATTTTCTGCAAAAAGTACCCGCGTGCCAGATTCAAAGATTCAAACAAGTCAGAGGGGGCGTCAAGCTCATCTTCTGAGGAGACCGAGCCAGAAGAAGGCGAAAATCCCAGTGACGAGAAAACAGACGAGCTGGAGGATCGATTAGGTCAGGAAGACAGCAAACTGTCCAATGACGATAGTGCAGAATCTCAAGCTTCCACTGGGACAGAAGGGGGGACTAAAAGAGGCCGTCCCAGAAAACCTGTACATCCTACACCAGCTTGTCCagagaggatgcagacccttaGGAATCGTACGACTGTTAACAGTTCCAGAGAGAACTCAAATCCTGGTACACCGACAGCCCAAGAACAACGTGACGACGGGGTTACGTCAGGGTCTTTCAAGCCTTTAGGACTTGAAGACTCTTTTCTTAAGTTCTTGGAAACCTCAGAGTCTACACAGACTTCCAAGCGCAAATTAAATGACAAATCTAGTGCTGAACTGCCGTCCAAAAGACAACAAACTCACAAGCAGAAATCTGCAATGAAAAGCAAAATAACTGGTTGTGAAAATTTGGTAGACTTCAGAAATCCCCTGAATCTAAAATCAGCAAACAATGTCAAGATTGTCattgataaaacattttcagacgGTGCTGATCTCTTGCTAAAGCAGCTACAAGACATGAGGCCCATAGTCATTATAAAAAAGTGGCTTTATAGCGGATCATAG
- the cga gene encoding glycoprotein hormones alpha chain — protein sequence MVTAGITMGSVKSAGLSLLLLSFLLYVADSYPNTDLSNMGCEACTLRKNTVFSRDRPIYQCMGCCFSRAYPTPLKAMKTMTIPKNITSEATCCVAKHVYETEVAGIRVRNHTDCHCSTCYYHKI from the exons ATG GTAACTGCTGGAATCACGATGGGCTCAGTGAAATCCGCTGGactgtctcttcttctgctgtcttTTCTCCTTTATGTAGCTGATTCTTACCCCAACACTGACTTATCAAACA TGGGCTGTGAGGCGTGCACGCTGCGAAAGAACACTGTTTTCTCGAGGGATCGTCCGATCTACCAGTGCATGGGCTGCTGCTTCTCCAGAGCGTACCCAACGCCTCTCAAGGCCATGAAGACGATGACGATCCCGAAGAACATCACCTCGGAGGCTACGTGCTGCGTCGCAAAGCACGTCTACGAG ACAGAGGTGGCCGGCATAAGGGTGAGGAACCACACAGACTGCCACTGCAGCACCTGCTACTATCATAAGATATGA